A single genomic interval of Bacteroidales bacterium harbors:
- the cadA gene encoding cadmium-translocating P-type ATPase encodes MEKYTLKNIDCASCAAKIESNVKKMDEVKFVAVNFVNSTMTIDTENIEKVRNTIKQVEPEVEIETARNHKKPHLVNELKENRTAFIKAITGLVLLIFGMIYNEALRNSPFGIAEYLVLGTAYLIVGWNVIASAVKSIMRGRVFNEQFLMTIATLGAVAIGEMHEAIAVMLFYVVGELLQDIAVGRSRRSIKSLLEVKPEYANLKTATETKKVAPEEVHIGDTIIVKPGEKVPLDGTVTGGESFMDTAALTGESVPRRASEGEEVLAGMINLSGLLTVKVQKLFSESSISRMLELVENATARKAETEKFITTFARYYTPIVVTISALIAVLPPLIIAGATFNEWIYRALVVLVISCPCALVIGIPLAYFGGVGLASRKGILVKGSNFLDVLTKLDTVIFDKTGTLTKGEFKVSSIATMNGYTKDEVLEYAALAESGSNHPIAKSITEAYGGVTDSSLIASYKEISGHGIQATIKGKEMIIGNNKLLRQNKISYPDFQVEGTLVHVVIDRQYAGYIIISDRVKEQAYETITQLKQKGIKTVMLTGDHQAAAHSVATKLGIDNYYAELLPEDKIKHVEGMLGDKKYVAFVGDGINDAPVIARADVGIAMGALGADAAIETADVVLMTDSPSKVIEAIDVAKKTRNVVWQNIFIALGIKLVFISLGIAGTANMWQAVFGDMGVSMIAVLNAIRILKDKGST; translated from the coding sequence ATGGAAAAATACACCTTAAAAAACATTGATTGCGCCTCTTGTGCTGCCAAAATTGAAAGCAACGTCAAAAAGATGGACGAAGTGAAATTTGTTGCTGTGAATTTCGTCAATTCTACAATGACTATTGATACGGAGAATATTGAGAAAGTCAGGAACACGATTAAGCAGGTGGAACCGGAAGTGGAAATTGAAACGGCCCGAAACCATAAAAAGCCTCATTTGGTAAATGAACTGAAAGAGAACCGGACAGCATTTATTAAAGCCATTACCGGCCTGGTTCTTCTGATTTTCGGGATGATTTACAATGAAGCCTTACGCAATTCCCCCTTCGGGATAGCGGAATATTTGGTTTTGGGAACTGCATACCTGATTGTTGGCTGGAATGTGATTGCTTCAGCCGTAAAAAGTATCATGCGGGGCCGGGTATTTAATGAACAGTTTTTAATGACCATTGCTACGCTTGGAGCTGTTGCCATTGGTGAAATGCATGAGGCCATTGCGGTTATGTTATTTTATGTGGTCGGAGAGTTGCTTCAGGATATCGCAGTAGGACGTTCGCGCAGGTCCATAAAGTCATTGCTGGAAGTCAAACCCGAATATGCCAATCTGAAAACTGCTACAGAAACAAAGAAAGTTGCTCCGGAAGAGGTTCATATCGGTGATACCATTATTGTGAAACCCGGGGAAAAAGTTCCGCTCGATGGAACCGTTACAGGGGGAGAATCTTTTATGGACACTGCTGCATTAACCGGTGAAAGTGTTCCCCGTAGGGCCTCTGAAGGGGAAGAAGTGCTGGCCGGCATGATCAATCTGTCCGGTTTGCTTACCGTTAAGGTTCAGAAGCTATTCAGTGAATCTTCCATTTCCAGAATGCTTGAATTGGTGGAGAATGCAACAGCCAGGAAAGCTGAAACCGAAAAGTTTATTACCACCTTTGCCCGGTATTATACCCCCATAGTGGTTACTATTTCTGCCTTGATTGCGGTACTGCCTCCCTTGATCATAGCCGGAGCTACATTTAATGAATGGATTTACAGAGCTCTGGTAGTTCTGGTTATATCATGTCCCTGTGCCCTGGTCATCGGCATTCCTTTAGCTTATTTTGGAGGTGTTGGCCTTGCATCGCGGAAAGGGATCCTGGTAAAAGGTTCCAATTTTTTAGATGTTTTAACCAAATTGGATACTGTTATATTTGATAAAACAGGAACCCTTACGAAGGGTGAGTTTAAGGTTTCATCCATTGCCACCATGAATGGATATACGAAAGATGAGGTGCTTGAGTATGCTGCTTTGGCAGAATCCGGGTCAAATCATCCAATAGCAAAATCGATCACCGAAGCTTACGGAGGTGTGACCGATTCATCTCTAATTGCTTCCTATAAAGAAATTTCCGGTCATGGCATCCAAGCCACTATCAAGGGGAAGGAAATGATCATCGGCAATAACAAATTGTTGCGTCAGAATAAAATATCTTATCCGGATTTTCAGGTTGAGGGCACTCTGGTTCATGTGGTCATTGACAGGCAATATGCAGGATATATTATTATTTCGGATAGGGTTAAAGAACAGGCTTATGAAACCATCACCCAACTGAAACAAAAAGGCATCAAAACAGTTATGCTGACTGGAGACCATCAGGCTGCCGCTCATTCCGTTGCAACAAAACTTGGTATTGACAACTATTATGCGGAATTGCTGCCTGAGGATAAAATCAAACATGTGGAAGGCATGCTTGGAGATAAAAAATATGTGGCCTTTGTAGGTGACGGAATAAACGATGCACCGGTAATTGCCCGTGCTGATGTGGGAATAGCCATGGGTGCTCTTGGTGCTGATGCGGCCATCGAAACTGCCGATGTAGTGCTGATGACCGACTCCCCTTCAAAAGTAATCGAGGCCATTGATGTGGCTAAAAAAACAAGGAATGTGGTTTGGCAAAATATTTTTATTGCCCTGGGCATTAAGCTTGTTTTTATTTCACTGGGTATAGCGGG